The segment agagtaaggtctgaatggaatgctccagatcttcgtctgtggaatataactctcgcagcctatcccatatttctttggcagtgctgcatgaacttactagcctgaaagtatccggttgaagagcgaatctgattagtctcaatgctttaatattgcactgaaacttatccttttcgtcttgagcaatatcttttacgtccttcaacagatcattatactctttctgagttttaatgattttagacgttgctgaatgagcgaatggtccagacacgattgcttcccaaataagatatccattgtcttcagatccaatgacataatcttcaaagtgatgtgcccagacttcgtaatcctgggtgtaaaggatgggaatcttcgtcgttgatccaatgctatttgagatgtttatgggatttgattgtgactcgtccatgcttgatcgtataacctgtttgaaagatcggacttgtaatatatataagattagggcaaaacaaataaatgctgagttacgtcaattatgggatgacggctcaataaatattagttaatgcggaataaccctaatcgcaacctttttcacagaaaagatgtgtatgaattacacaacctcctgctctgataccaattgataagttattaacaaacttaatgatcgattagatcttcttaacaggtaatgcgatggatgcaaaagcagtaaataacacaagtatggatcaatatgtgtcgaatgattagatcaaacaatcctcagcagagctcgactaagaacttccgctgtagaggattttagggttacaagaacgataataataaacttgctgaataatcactttctgatcgttctattctatcgtcgttcttctaggatgcatgcaagctcctatatatactaaaccctactaaactcacggatggacaggcccataccggagatacaaaatggactagctaacgagcccaatagacgcaatacttaacacaaaacacgacccaacaactAGTTTGATGTCTATGATGTTAAAGTTCATAATATgtaaaatatttttcaaacaaatCCCACAACTAGGCGAACAAAGTGTTTGAAGTGAGTTAGAATTGAGTTTCCGGTTGCTGCGATTCAATAGTGTTCGCGAAAGTACCAAAACTCCGtgagaataaaattctgaaaattGAAGCAAATACCAGACCTATAATTGGTCCAAAAAATGTTATCATTTTTATCTAACAAATTGCGTAGTTAACTTACTGAATTGTTCGAAAATTCGTTGGCTGGAAAGCCAGTGTTGCATTGTTCGATCCTTAAGGATTTTTCAGGAAAAATGAGTTAAGTATAAAATTGAATACCAGATCATAGTATGATCGAGAGAAAATTGTTATGAGTTGAAAATTCATTATTTAAGGCACAAAAAGAAGCGTTTTAAGTTTCGTTATTAACGTCATTAGGCGGCTGACGTGTGCGTTTTCTTCAAAACcttgtaacttttgcatacgaactccgttttcgacgtcctTTATATCCATGAAATCTTAGTAAAACACATTTTCTGATTAGGgtattatttgtaaaaaaaataatacttAATACATATATCTATTTCAGATTGTGTATTAATTCACCTTTTGTATATACGACGAGTGTTGGTTTATCCAAATTTTCACATTTTGATGACTTAATTGATATTTCTCATGTAATTCAAGGTATAATGTTGTATTTACATAAAAAATAATTGAATATTATACATCAAGTCTATTTCATTGAGTGTTCTTCACATTTGCGATTGACGATCATTGACTTATTTTGACTGTTCTCATACTACGAATTGTTTCCATCGCTTCAACTAATTGCCGCCGAACACAATGACCACAACTAACGAGCCCGAAAGCAACACATAAACAAAACATCAAACATCAAACCTAAAACCTCACCACGTATGTCATCATTTAAACCACATCCTTAATAAAGCTCTTGAATTGTTTAAGATCCATTTACTTTCTACAATCAGCGGCTTCCTGAAGAATTGAAGCAATAAATACAAGTGTTAAATTACATAAACGAACGTATGTGTTTTTTCGGAttaaaacttaattttattttatttttataataaaccTCTTTTCCATTTGTACCCTTTTAGCATGTTTATCGGTAGTCTTCCGATTTTAGAaacatttacttttttttttggaaaaaaactcACATCGGGCAAAATTTTTGTTTGGACACTTTTTTTGGCTCATAATTCCTTTGTTTTTCATTTTGCTATGTTTAGGGTGTTTTGGAAAGTTTTCAACATTAAAGTATGAAGAAGACATTTGAATTTTCCCAAACAAGGATAAAGGATGTTATGTCCAATTTTTGTTGGCAAAATACATATCCAAATCTGTTTTGTTTGTCAAAATACATCAGTATGAACTATCTTGGTATCTTAGACCGCTTAGAGTACATAAGTTGTTTTTATATTTGATTCTTATAAAAACCTAAGCTGCCAAGCGAACTTAGATAGCCCGTCTTTACGTGCTACAATCGTTGATAATTCTAtaaatatatttgtatatgtattttgcaAACAAGAATCAACCATGCAAATTATTATGCATTTTGCCAACAATAATcctataaatagatttttatATGCATTTTACCAACCATAGTTAAACATGAGAATTATTATACAGTTTGCAAACAAGAATCAAACATGTGAATTATCATGTATTTTTTCAAGTGGTCTAAGATACCATGTGTGTTTAGATCACATTTTTAACCTATTATAATCTCCATTCATCATATAAATAGATTCTGATATATAGTTTATCAACAACAATTTAACACGACACCCTTTctccttgtttttttttttttttaaataaaatatttcatttatattttaattttaaaaactaTCACGATCACCATAAACATCAACAACATAACAAATAGAGGAATTATGAGCCAAAAACAAAAAAGTTGGTCCAAACAGGAGAGTTTTTTTGAGAAAATTTTGAGGTTTTTCCCAGAAAAAATTGTGTAAAATCGGAAGATTACCGCAAAACATTCTAAAAATAGCCAAATTGAAAATATcgaaaaatataataattttttagAATAAAAAAGCTAAAGTTTAATCTGAAAATAACTCAACATATAGGAACTCTTATGTAATTAACCCTAaatacaaataatatatatatatatatatatatatatatatatatatatatatatatatatatatatatatatatatatatatatatatatatatatataaggagaaCAACATGAACACAACACCGAGATATGGATTCATcaattgtcttcatcttcatcgacCTAACACAACCACATTACTAGGATCCCTCTCTTACAAACATACACGACAACCTTATCGATGCAAAAATCAGAATTGTATACTGATAAAGTCATTCTCATGTTACAAACCTAAACCTAATTTTCGATTGGAGTTTTTCAATTTACTTCGGCAGGGTTAGGGGTACTGAAAATAAGTGAGATGGAGTTGCTATCAGAGTTACGAGAGATATAGAAAACATGGATGAAAAGAAAGGGTAAGGATGTTGGATGACGGTTGATGTGTTTTACGATGTGATAGAGAGTGTATAAAGGAAAGTGTGGTGATTGGGGAAgaggaaaaagaagaaaaagcaGTTGAATGCGTCAGAGTGGCATGAGGAGGTGAAGAAGGCGTTTCTGGAGTGGAAATAGATGGATGTGGAGCTCTGATGGTGTTTttaggagagagagagatgatgatgatgatcttcCTTTTATAATGTCATGATAAAGAACctttaagaaaatgaaaaataataaataaataaatagaagaGGGCAAACTATTTGTCCTATaagtatttaatttatttttttcatccATGTAAGGGTGCATGAAGTAGTGGCGGGTTGATGATTATGAGTTGGTGGTACTGGCGGTACTGCTGGTAAGACGAATCCTTGGCGCATATAGGACTAGACGAAGGGTTGCATAATGAACCCGTGATGCTTCCCAACGACCAAAATTTTAAACGATTTTGTTTGttctattatttttaattaataaaatttccTATTATAAAAACTTTCTTCTACCATTTTAAAACCACATTTTCCCTTCTTTCAATTTCATTCCATTTTACTTTACTTTCTATACATttcaattcaaaatttgaaaatagTTGTCATTCATTTTTTAGTTGTATTCAGAAAATGGTATGACATTGAAGAAATGATGTTGGTCAGATCATACActaatatttttgaaaaaaaaaaaacaggttaCTCAATATAAATCTTCATATTTTTTATGAGTAGTTACATATCATTTTAAGTAGTATTAGGTTAAGATCGTTCAACACATCAAATTGcttacaaataaaaaatatatagcaAGAAAACGAAAGAGTTTAATATTGTTTTTCACCCATCAGATGAATGTCAGGGAGTCCGGAGTTTCTATCGAAGAAGTtttaaatgtatatatatatatatatatatatatatatatatatatatatatatatatatatatatatatatatatatcacgaaCACCATAACATAAATGATTTTCGTTACAAGAAGgcgtaaatattttaaaaaaataacttttcattttttagattctaagtatttttttagTTTGTATTGTTTTTTAGGTATTTCGGTTTTTGTTTTAGGATTTGTTTAATGTTATTGTAAtgtagttttttaattaaaatttatttttcaagaatacaaaatttttaaaaatgttatgttttattttattttagttaaattaaaaataatgctATAACAAATGTGTTAGAATGGTTCGGAAAAAAAGATTATTTTCTTGTGTTTGAAtggtaaaaaataaaatagataaataaaagtaaaaatggtATAACAATTAAACAATAGGTTGAGTATTGGGTGGGTTGAAAATGATGCATTTACTCTCCATATCGATAACAATTATGAGTGATATTTGTTTTACCAACTCGATAGACTATTTATGTAATTTGTCCCTCTAAAATTAATATGGTAGAATGGATATATCATCAAAACCATGAATATGTATTAAGTATAACGAACAGAAAGAAAACACGAAAATAAATTTGTTGAAAATAGTGAACTCAAAGCACTCTATGTGTGTCTTTGACCCATTTTCCAACACACACTTCTCTATCCCTCAACGCCACCATATCCTCCCCCATTTCCCTTCCTTCTCTCCACCAAATCCACCATTCTTCGCCTTTGTTTTCTCAAATCGCCATAACCCCCTTTAGATCCCAATATTTGATTCCTTTCTGTTTCGTCTTTCAATCCAATTGGTTCGGTTTCACGTTTCTATTGCTCGATCTGTTAATAATTGTAATTGGGTTCTTCAAATCAAGATCCTTTGTTTGATTCTCCTGCTTCTTGTTGTTGTAATCAGGTATGATGTCTTCTCTCCTCCCAGATCTGACCACAAGAATCTACCCAGAACCACCATGCAGTTTCTTGTCGGTGGCCGCGGAGGATGAAGGCGTCGACCGGTTTGATCAGCTGCCGGACTCTCTTCTTCTCTTGATCTTCAATAGGATCGGCGATGTCAAGGCGTTGGGCCGTTGTTGCGCCGTTTCGAAAAGATTCCATTCCCTTGTTCCTCAGGTCGAAAACGTCGTTGTTCGAGTCGATTGCGTTATCTCCGACGATGATTCTTCTTCCGCCTCCGGCTCCTCCGACAAATCTCGTGGACCAATTTCTAGTCTTTTCCGCATCGTCTTCGGCGGCATCGTGAAGCCAATCCAAGCGCTTGGCCAGTTCTTCGGTCCAAAACGATCTTCGTACTCGTCGTTATCCTCCCCTTCTTCTTCCTCATCGTCTTCTTTGTCCGTCGGGAATGTCGACGGTGACGACGATATCGAACAAGGCGGTGGAGTTACTCATCATTCTCCAACTCAAGTCCTCAAAAACTTCAACGAGATTCGATATCTCAAAATTGAACTCCCCAGCGGTGAATTGGGTATCGAAGATGATGTTCTGTTGAGATGGAGAGCAGATTTTGGATCAACGTTAGATAATTGCGTGATGCTTGGCGCATCCTCTGTGATTCGCCCTGCAAATTCTTCCCCCAATCAATCCAATTACGACACAATGTGCGTTAATGGAAACAACAACCTCCACGAAGATAATGGCAGTATACCGGAATCCTTCTACACCAACGGTGGTCTGAAATTACGCGTCGTATGGACCATAAGCTCGTTGATTGCAGCATCTGCAAGACATTATTTGCTTCAACCGATCATTTCCGAGCATAAGACATTAGATTCACTGGTTTTAACCGATGCTGATGGACAAGGGGTGTTATGTATGAACAGGGAACAATTGGAAGAATTAAGAGTGAAGCCATtgtcagcttcttcagcttcaaaGAGAACCCTTGTTCCAGCTTTGAATATGCGGCTCTGGTATGCGCCATTTTTGGAGTTACCAGATGGAACTGTGCTCAAAGGGGCTACATTAGTTGCGACTAGGCCAAGTGAACAATCTGTTCAAAAGGATTTTTCTGATGGATTGTGGGTTTCATCTGCATTCGAGGAGCCTTTTGGAACTGCTGCAAGAATGTTGGTCAAAAGGAGGACTTATTGCCTTGAGATGAATTCCTTTTGATGTAAGAACTCTAATCATCTTCACTTTTTTTCTTGAATTCAATCTCATGAAACTGCTTTCTTGATTGTAATTTTGTTTCTGATCTCCTGCTACcaagaatcattgaaattaaggacttatatatattataaaacttgATTGATTAACTGTTTAATGTTGCAATTATGCTTAGGTAAATTATATAGAATCTTCATTGATGTTCATCCATTTTGATCAGAACACTTTTGGTTGTTGACAAAATTGTACATTTAAGAGCTGAAATATTGCTATTAGATAGGAATTTGTATACAGGCATTGAAATTTCCAAAACAAAAAATCGACACTATGTTAAAGTGTTTCAGTATTATAATATTTTAAGAATTTAATTCGGCCATTGACGTTAGATGTTTGCTCTCTCAAGGCATTCATAAGTTATGTTACAAGCAACTCTTTTTAATCCACACATCGCTTTCTTTAATCATGAATGTCATGTGACTCTTTATACATAAGAAAGGTCATATTTTTCTTTTCTATATCAGTTACAACTTCTACCAAAAGACATCAAGTAAAGTAAGCAGAATACGGAATCTTTAATTTGTTAAAGATGGCTCATTTTTATTCCTTATATGGTGTTTTTTCTTTATAGTTAATATATCTTTGCTTCTTTTACAAAGATTCTCATTTGATATTGTTTTTTTGGCCTTTTTCAGTTTTCAAGAATAACTAGAGAACATTAGGTTTCTGAAGGCATATTGAATGGCAGAGAAACCACACAATTTTGCTTCTGAAAAATGGAAGGAATGAAGTTGTTGGTAGATGAGGTGGTAAGAGTTATGTgccctttttttatttttattttttttatttctagaTTCATTAGACAATATCTTTCTTTTTTGTGAATATTTGTAGGTATAAAAATATGTAATGTTTATTAAGCAAAGGTTATGTTGGAACTTCATGCCTTTATGAATCTTGTAGATTTTGTGTCTTATTTCCAAAATCCCATGTTCAAAGTGTTGATTCTCGAGTTGTTTGTAGTAGAGACTTGcttcaaaaaaattaataaaactcTTTTGGTGGTCTCGTATTGCGTTCCTTAATCTTAATTCCTTTTTCAAGCAAGACATATTGTACTGTCCATTAGACTAGACTGTGAGAGACATGTTGTACTGTGTTGTTTGATATCTATTAGACAGGACTATGAGAGATATGTTGTACTGTGTTTGATATCCATTAGACTGTCCTGTGAGATGATGATgcttttttgattttttgtttgtgCAAAAGACATAAATCGGTGAGAATTTAGTTCTCAGTTTCAAGTTTGGGTATCGTGATTACTTTTACATGTTGGCAGTGGGATCGGTTGGTGGGACAGTTCAGATAAACTATAAAATTGTTTGTTTAAATCTTTTGGTCCCCTTCAATGCATATGCCATCCATTATATGGTGTCTTTTAAGGGGTAGCAAGTGCATTAATTCTTTAAAAGCATATGAGGACCATTGGATGTGTATACTCCTTAAGTGATGGCAAATAAACCAATTCTTTAGAAGCCTATGGGGAGGATGGGTGTATATACTATATAGTCTTATCAACGAACACTCTTCTTGGATGTGGTCCATGTCATTTCCCTCTTGCAAAGAATTAATGGTCTTCGAGTTTATGAATTGCTTATGAGAAACCTTCTtacctttttttttcttatttatttttctatCTATATGAAATGATGACAACTTttatattttgataaaattaataatatgTTATTTAAGAGACTGGTCATTGATTCATACAGGTAGGAAGGAAGAAGAataggatatttaatttcttattAGTTATTAATCCGTATAAGATCTCATCAAACATTTAAAGATGTTTGTGGGTATGTGGGGGAATCAAATAATCGGAGCATATTGAATAATTGAAAAGATTTGTCATTGCTGGAACCAACTAGATTTGTTGATTTGATCTTGCCACCTTTCATCCCTCACACTCTCTCTTTGTGCATCATCTTTGGTTATTGCATCAAATAATTGAGTAATTTTATGTTAAATATTTAAAGTTTTTATGTTTTAATCATCAAAGAGATATATTTCACGAGTAATGCACTTTGCTGCTGGCTTCCTTGAATCTTAACCGATAAtttgtggatatatatatatatatatatatatatatatatatatatatatatatatatattagtcgtATGTTAAATTTTAAAAGGTATAAGGTAGAAAACTTTTTGTACTAATCAATTATACATAAATAATTCATTAATACTTgcaaaaagtttgaaaatttgaATTAAGGGAAGTAATTAACAAATTCAATTTAGaacaaaatgaaaaatttaaaatattaaattaatgtatataaattaatttatatttcttaaactaaatataaatattaattaatttacatcaatAATGTATAAACAAGCAATATAAACatacatttattttatttaaaagtgataattttttattataaaataactaataaTATTATTTCCACGTAAGAACTATTCGCCAAAAATGTTATTTATGGTCGTTGTGTTGCACGAGCAcacatctagtgtgtgtgtgtgtatgtgtgtgtgtgtatatatatatatatatatatatatatatatatatatatatatatatatatatatacacacagagagagagagagagagagagagagatgtaagtttaattgagaaaaaaataaaaagttgagAATGAAGGAATCATTCTTAGCCAATCATTTTTACATATGTAAAATACATTTAGATTAAGTTATTAAGGTACGTTGTTCTTCTGGATCGTTCATCTGTTCTTCATCAATATCATATGTTTTTCATCTACGTCATTTGTTCTTCATCAACATCATATGTTCTACTACTTTTTTGCCACCGCCAACTGTTCTTCATAACAAAACATCGAcacttcataaaaacatcaattctttataaaaaatcttcatttattcaTCAAAATGCTGTGATTCTTCATCAAAAATATTTATTCATGCTATTAAGTATAAGTCGTGATTCAATCTTGTCCGGTTTGGTTGATGTCAAGCAAAATCGTTAaacataatccatatttatcgatATCTCATCATTTAGCGATCACCAGTCATCGAAATTCATCAATCGAGCCTTCACAAATATCAAACAATAGATAGCAATCGAAAGTTCATCAACATAACCATATgtttgaaatttttaaaaaaaatcatatttcaaGTTTGAAAAACTTCGTTTTTATACATTTtttccaatattttttttatcttaaccTACCGATTATTGATCGATTTTTATAGGATTTGATTTGTATTGTAATTATTGGCTTTAATTGTTAATTTTTTTCCATAATTATATAAGTTAATTTATTTGCACGACAATTGTTCGataaaatacataaattaaaTATATCACGTAATATTCACAACTGAATATATCTTTAGACAAGAATCAATGTATGTTTTTTAAAAACAAAGAGCAAATATgtaattcataaatgaataacatataaaaaattatattcacatgtgaatatatgtaatattcacaaatgaaacatataatattcatatgttataacacatttttttggaaaataataaaaaaaaaaaatgaaaacacgACGTTTTGAGATCccaaattcatatgtgaataacatataggAATTATATCCACATGTGGatatatgtaatattcacatgtgaatatatgTGATAATCAAATGtgaatatatatgtattattcacGACGAAACGGTGAGTTCGCAccataaaagaaacccttcctCTTCAGAAGGAGGGATCACCTTATTCTCTATTATAGTCACAAACCTAATTCTCTCATACAACCACTAACTTGACCGTCAGAGCTTCGTTCTGGGACCACCTCCCAGACGACGACCGGCGTCGGTTCTTTCTTTGTTGTGATTCTCAGGCTTAACCTAGACGAAACCATTCTTAGCCGGCGTTAATCTCGGAACACATATCACAACATCTGGCTTCATCTGGGCGTGTACTCAGAGTTACACAACCTTGATATGACTCTAGACATTAACGATGACGGGAAAGGAACCTACGATATCCGGCGGAAGGGAAACGAGTCCACTCAGATCAATGTCGTTGTTTGATGGCACACAACCATCTGCGTCAGAAGGACAAGCCTTTACCCTCACGCCAACAACACATACATCAAGTCCAATAATAGGAACCGCAGCGACGACAATCGTCTCCCTATGGCGACTGTCATCCGTTACAACAGAGCACCTGGTTACAACCACAACTATAGCGCCTCATTAGATAGCGACTCAACAGTCGCAACAACCGACTCAACAATCACAACCGATTGTTTCCCAGCCACAATCGCGACTGCAGCAGCTGGGGATGAACTCTTGGTCCCTAGGAACCATACTGTCATCCACATAATACTCAATTTCAAGCTATTAGTTCTCTATTGTAGCAGGAATGCCGCACATTATGCTTTTCGCTCAACAACCTATGATGTTCAACCCCTATTTTCAGCAGTTGTAAGGATCCATCCCCAACGCACTGCCGTCTCAAGAATCTAACCCCCACTTTTCATTGGCGCAACAACTCAATACCCATGCTCAATAGCCTCAGGAGTCGAATTTAAACATGCTCCAGCAGTTAGAACCAGGCTCACAACTGCAGCAAAGCATGCAATCGAGCTCTTAGAAGCAATTGTACATCTCGCAAGCAGCGATGTACAACTAAGTGTACGGGAACCTGTATCATGCTCAACAATTTAAGATATACAGTGGTTTTCCATATCTATGCATGGAAAAACCGACGAGAAGCACCAACTCTGTTTTTTGCCAGGAGCTCTTGTAGTATGAGTTCCCCCAATCGGCGATGATACCAAACATCCCCAAGTATGACCGTACAACCAACCCTAAAGAGCATATCGACACTTATGAGTGGACTATGACATCGATGAGGATGGAAAAGCGATTTATTTGCACATATTTCCCTATTACACTATCGAGCAACCCCTGAAAATGGTTCAAGGCACTATGACCGGGGAGCATCTCGAGCTTCGAG is part of the Lactuca sativa cultivar Salinas chromosome 7, Lsat_Salinas_v11, whole genome shotgun sequence genome and harbors:
- the LOC111880631 gene encoding F-box protein At5g46170; amino-acid sequence: MMSSLLPDLTTRIYPEPPCSFLSVAAEDEGVDRFDQLPDSLLLLIFNRIGDVKALGRCCAVSKRFHSLVPQVENVVVRVDCVISDDDSSSASGSSDKSRGPISSLFRIVFGGIVKPIQALGQFFGPKRSSYSSLSSPSSSSSSSLSVGNVDGDDDIEQGGGVTHHSPTQVLKNFNEIRYLKIELPSGELGIEDDVLLRWRADFGSTLDNCVMLGASSVIRPANSSPNQSNYDTMCVNGNNNLHEDNGSIPESFYTNGGLKLRVVWTISSLIAASARHYLLQPIISEHKTLDSLVLTDADGQGVLCMNREQLEELRVKPLSASSASKRTLVPALNMRLWYAPFLELPDGTVLKGATLVATRPSEQSVQKDFSDGLWVSSAFEEPFGTAARMLVKRRTYCLEMNSF